A stretch of the Odontesthes bonariensis isolate fOdoBon6 chromosome 5, fOdoBon6.hap1, whole genome shotgun sequence genome encodes the following:
- the gbp gene encoding glycogen synthase kinase binding protein: MPCREENYILLEQSVTVDPKEVDALVTKIGEALQLHNNNNSGGGHQQSVSVSLSCLHGLAAGGGPGKPAAGGGAAGPTQRSCCMRLRSRGQRGSGRAGGRASRASPYHLPGSGGEDWDRIRPWNRKRISVEEDDDPHRLLQELLLSGNLIKEAVRRLQFPPDCGDFPRDSVPCS; this comes from the coding sequence ATGCCGTGCCGGGAGGAGAACTACATCCTGCTGGAGCAGTCCGTCACCGTGGACCCGAAGGAGGTGGACGCGCTGGTCACCAAGATCGGCGAGGCGCTGCAgctccacaacaacaacaacagcggCGGCGGCCATCAGCAGAGCGTGTCCGTGTCCCTGTCCTGCCTGCACGGGCTGGCGGCCGGCGGCGGGCCGGGCAAACCGGCGGCCGGGGGCGGCGCCGCGGGCCCAACGCAGAGGAGCTGCTGCATGCGGCTCCGGAGCCGGGGACAGCGGGGCAGCGGCCGGGCCGGCGGCAGGGCCAGCAGGGCCAGCCCCTACCACCTCCCCGGCTCCGGCGGAGAGGACTGGGACCGCATCAGGCCCTGGAACCGGAAGCGGATCAGCGTGGAGGAGGACGATGATCCGCACCGGCTGCTCCAGGAGCTGCTGCTGTCCGGGAACCTGATCAAGGAGGCCGTGAGGCGGCTGCAGTTCCCCCCGGACTGTGGAGACTTCCCCCGGGACAGCGTGCCCTGCTCATAA